The Nitrospira sp. CR1.1 DNA window CGGCATCCCCGCCTGCTTGAAGGCGTTTTCCCATCCCCCGCCCTCGGCCGTCCGACCCGGCGCTGTAGCAAGCACCACCTGCCCGCGCGCCAGATCGACCAGCATCTGTTTAGCTTGATTGCTTGTCCGGTCGATTAGCTCGTGATCGGGCTGGTTAAAGTATGAGAGCAAGCATCGATAGCATCCGCGAATACAGGCCTCTCCTTCCCGGCTGACGAGCAGCTTCGCCTCGCCCGCTGCGATCGCACCATCGACCTTCTCGAAATGCATCAGGGTCAACGCTTCGCGGGCGACCTTGCCGAGCGCTTGTGAATCCTCGATCAGGCGGCTCAACACCCCCGCGCCGCCCTCTGTGGCTTCATACGCCAGGATGGCACGACGGTTATCGCGAGCAGGCAACGGTTCGCCAAGGACCTCGCCTTCCTCTAATTGGAAAATGACCTCGATGCCTCTCAGGAGTGCATGCTGAACCGTTGCAATTGTCCCAGGCTCATAGGCCGTAGGCTCAGTGAAACGGAAGAGCAGCGCGTTCTTGTGGTCGCGAACGATGGGGACGATCCGAACCGGCTTCACAACGTCCGGAGGCACATCGACATCGGGATCTTCGTCTTCAGACTTTCTCCAGTAGCCACTGCGGGGATCGATATGGAAACCGAACACGGTCTGATTTGCGCGCCGCTTCAGCCCCTTGTTAATGCGACTGATCTCGGCGCTATTGGCATATTGCAGATTGAAAATAGAAACATCATCGCAACGGAAGTCGGCCTCGCTGGTCTGCACCCGGCCGTCTCGTTTCGGCCAGGAAAAGACGGTCTGGATATCAAAGCCCTGCCGGACGCGCTCTTCGTCATTGGCCGTGATCCGTTCAGCTGGCGCGGCCTCTACGTTGTCGATCCGGAGCGTCCGCTGCACAGGCACCTCGCCTGCCATTGGACTGTTGCATGCATGGCAGCGCTCGACCTCGCTGTCATGACATGCGCCGCAGTTCGAGCAGATGTAGATATCTCGAGTAGCGAGTTCTGTCCCGTCTCCAGTCCGGACTTCCGGCGGCAGCTTCGCCTTCATGACCCGGTAGGCACGGCCTTCGTGGTAGATCAGACTGCGCGGGCCGAATTCAGAAATAGCCAGGAAGCGTGCACGCTGGAGGAATGAGCCGGTTTTTCCCTCGCCGGGGATGAAGGCATAGAGCGGCAACCGGGGGAAATTGTAGCCCGGCAGGAAACCTTCCGTAGCGAGATACCGGTAAGAGTAGAAATCCGAACCGTTGGTGGCCCTCCCCTGTTCGAGAATGGCGATCTGGTCGCTCGCTTGCATCTGCGCTGCCTTAATCCGCCGACGGTCCGCGCCCGAGAGGCCAGTGATTTCCGAGCGGGCGTTGGCTTCCAGCAGCTGCGTTCGAGCCGAGTTGTACAGTTCCCGCCAACGATCGAAGGCATGATTGAACTCCAAAGGCGCGTGCTGGGCCACTTGGGCGACGAACTCATCCGGCTCATTCATCCAGGCCGGCTTTCGGCCGTCCACGGAATCGAGAATCTGATCGAGAATCCGCTTCATCGGAGCATGCGCTACCTTCGCCAGTTCAGGCCGGTCGATGACGTCGTAGATTTCCGTCTTCAGCGGGTACCCCGTCTGCGTCAGGTCGAGGATTTCCGGGATGTCGGGGCGAAGGGCCAGCTTCGTTTCCGCGAGCCACACGGCCTGCAGATGCGATCGAACAAGCTCCTCATTGGTAATGTCGAGCGCCGGCGGCCGAACAACACCCGCTACCATCTCGTTACGCCGCTCGAAAAAATACTGGTCGTGTGGCGATTGCGCCGCGCAATAGGTCACGATGACGGCAGCCTGCCCGGAACGCCCGGCACGGCCAGCGCGCTGAGCGTAGTTCGCCGGCGTCGGCGGCACGTTTCGCAGATAGACGGCATTAAGTGCCGAGATGTCGACGCCAAGCTCCATGGTCGGCGAACAGAACAGTGCAGGTAGAAACTGCGCTGACTCTCCTGCTGCCTTGAGATCGGCGGCACTCTTGGTGAGATTCTCCCGGTCTTCCTTCTCAAACCGGAAGCGCCACTCACGCCATTCGCGCTGTCGCTGGGACACCTGGGCCGTGTGCTCACGGCCTTCGAGGCCCCAAAAACTACTCTGGCCAGCTTTCAGATCGGTAGCAATCTCATTGTAGAGATCGTGAAAGTAACGGTTTCCTTGCGCTGTGCCTGTCCGGATGGCTTTGCCGGGCACGATACGAACGGCTGACGGCGACAAACGCCACCCTTGCAGATCCGCCTCGATGTCGACGCGCGACACAAGTCCCTCACGGGCTAAGAGTTCCATCAAGCCCGTCATAACTGACAGGTAATCTCCTCTGCCCAGCTTGGTCCCGATGACGCTTGTGCGATTGATGAGGCGCGCGATACGGGAATTGTGCCCTGCGCGAACGATCGTCTGTTCTTCCCGCAGTCCCACCCGGTCCTTACCAGGCGCTTGCAGAAACAGGGTCGTGCGGCTTCTGGGCGTCTCCTTTGCGTCAATCGCCCAAGGAGCGCACAGAAGATTTCGAGACTTCTGAGCGACGGTATCGAGAACGGTCAGATCGAGTGCTTCGGTTCCGACAGCCAGACCGTCGAGCATGGCGCCGAGGACCAGATTCAGCATGGCCTTTCGCCTGGGCACGTCGAGCGTCCCAAAATCCGGTAAGAGGGCGGCGAGGCGATCCGTATCCTCGGCGATATCGTCGAGGCCGATGAACGCGACGTCAATGAGCTTAAGAACCGAGAGACTCGGATTGGTGTAACGCCACCCTCGGCGCAGGTCGGTCCAGAACCGATGGGCGAGCACCTTCGCAAAGGACCTTTGCGCATCTTCACGAACGACGGCGCCCGCCTCGGGATCCAACATCCAATGGATGCGCGCATCCCTGTTAGTCGCAGTGAATCCGAGCGCTTTCACGACCCGCAGACCGAATTCGTCCTCGGCTATGCCATCGTCACCCGCGTCCAACACCGCCCGCAGAATTGCGCCGCGCAGGAGGCTGACGAACAGAAAGTCGTTGAAGTGGCCGGCCTGAAGGGCCGCGTCCTGCCGGTTGTCCGTGAAGCCAAGGAGCTTCCGCTTTTCTTTGGGAACGCCACTATTCCGTCCGTTCATCCATTCCAGGGCGGTCGAGACGAGAAGCGTCGTGGCCGAGCTTCGGCCTTCGCCCGAAAGGCCTGCAAGTTTGGTACGCTCCCGCATACTGGAATGCGGCTGATCGAGGCAGCATGGGCAGAAGCCGAACTTGCCGGAAATGAACCAGAAGCTCTGCCCCGATAAATCATACCGTCCATCCGGGGCTACCGTAACCATCTGAGGGACCCGGCATTTCCTATTCGCCCGAATCCGCTCGATACCATTGCGCTCCTCGCGCCAATCCTCGGGAAACGTCTCGATCTCACCCGTGAAGTCATAATGGGAATCGCCATCTCCTGTGGGGATCAGATAGCCTGCGGCGTCCCCTTCCTGATCATCAAGTGGTACATCGTCGATGTTCCTTGGCAGAAACAGAACCCCGTCTGCGTCCTCAGTCTTGGTGACGACGTGGACCTCATATCCGCATTCCCGGCAGAATCTGGTCGGATAGAGGCGATGGCCCGGCGCGCTGGGATCTTCGAGCTGACCTTCAAACAAGACATTCCTGGGCTTCTCAGTCAGCGTGGTGAAAACTTCGCCTGCGCCGGAGATGAACTGGTGGAGTTTAAAGGCCAGGAATGCACCGGTCCCCGAGCCGCCTCGCTCCATTTCCGCCATGCTGATGCGCGTCAGGAATGTCTCAAGGCTGCTTCGGCAAACCTCGATTTCTACGCCGCTATCCTTTGACAGCAA harbors:
- a CDS encoding DEAD/DEAH box helicase, giving the protein MKAFEFDHRLIDSYARFSRSFSTIRSEDLKSEIDRQYDEGRFWPDALLSINPRFLRGPTVDELVASGDLDEATGRIFRFGPAPLRFYRHQAQSIAKARAGESYVVTTGTGSGKSLCFFVPVVDAIVRARKAGKAHRTRAIIVYPMNALANSQINEIEKFISQSGLPTEIKPVVRRYTGQEREEERQRIADNPPDILLTNFMMAELLLTRQDNLDTKVMENANGLDFIILDELHTYRGRQGADVAILVRRLRNRCTPDKAPICIGTSATMASEGSDANRAQAVADVASRLFGVSIGPDAVIDESLERATDDRLKLDDVRPELAPVLTATLPDVLTDEVLRKHPLAVWTELAIGLDDAQELKRKKPQPFEEAVALLSKDSGVEIEVCRSSLETFLTRISMAEMERGGSGTGAFLAFKLHQFISGAGEVFTTLTEKPRNVLFEGQLEDPSAPGHRLYPTRFCRECGYEVHVVTKTEDADGVLFLPRNIDDVPLDDQEGDAAGYLIPTGDGDSHYDFTGEIETFPEDWREERNGIERIRANRKCRVPQMVTVAPDGRYDLSGQSFWFISGKFGFCPCCLDQPHSSMRERTKLAGLSGEGRSSATTLLVSTALEWMNGRNSGVPKEKRKLLGFTDNRQDAALQAGHFNDFLFVSLLRGAILRAVLDAGDDGIAEDEFGLRVVKALGFTATNRDARIHWMLDPEAGAVVREDAQRSFAKVLAHRFWTDLRRGWRYTNPSLSVLKLIDVAFIGLDDIAEDTDRLAALLPDFGTLDVPRRKAMLNLVLGAMLDGLAVGTEALDLTVLDTVAQKSRNLLCAPWAIDAKETPRSRTTLFLQAPGKDRVGLREEQTIVRAGHNSRIARLINRTSVIGTKLGRGDYLSVMTGLMELLAREGLVSRVDIEADLQGWRLSPSAVRIVPGKAIRTGTAQGNRYFHDLYNEIATDLKAGQSSFWGLEGREHTAQVSQRQREWREWRFRFEKEDRENLTKSAADLKAAGESAQFLPALFCSPTMELGVDISALNAVYLRNVPPTPANYAQRAGRAGRSGQAAVIVTYCAAQSPHDQYFFERRNEMVAGVVRPPALDITNEELVRSHLQAVWLAETKLALRPDIPEILDLTQTGYPLKTEIYDVIDRPELAKVAHAPMKRILDQILDSVDGRKPAWMNEPDEFVAQVAQHAPLEFNHAFDRWRELYNSARTQLLEANARSEITGLSGADRRRIKAAQMQASDQIAILEQGRATNGSDFYSYRYLATEGFLPGYNFPRLPLYAFIPGEGKTGSFLQRARFLAISEFGPRSLIYHEGRAYRVMKAKLPPEVRTGDGTELATRDIYICSNCGACHDSEVERCHACNSPMAGEVPVQRTLRIDNVEAAPAERITANDEERVRQGFDIQTVFSWPKRDGRVQTSEADFRCDDVSIFNLQYANSAEISRINKGLKRRANQTVFGFHIDPRSGYWRKSEDEDPDVDVPPDVVKPVRIVPIVRDHKNALLFRFTEPTAYEPGTIATVQHALLRGIEVIFQLEEGEVLGEPLPARDNRRAILAYEATEGGAGVLSRLIEDSQALGKVAREALTLMHFEKVDGAIAAGEAKLLVSREGEACIRGCYRCLLSYFNQPDHELIDRTSNQAKQMLVDLARGQVVLATAPGRTAEGGGWENAFKQAGMPPPDGATVCFSNQEMNFAWRSHFVAACVSPLAEATRQVAEAKGWTLFELPGTAAAGVPDAMISLFGGTSR